From Rhodovastum atsumiense, a single genomic window includes:
- the bcsD gene encoding cellulose biosynthesis protein BcsD produces the protein MSDLTPAPQWRVFLHALAEEIDSQGGVAARDELLRGIGRRMAKLRPILAVSGIDLLTAEINEQLGLMGWGQASLHVADEYPALQIVHTGLPRVGAGGDPPGSWMSALLEGLYQGWLAQQPGSEPGMTVRRESVSARAVTLRYGRRNDITTAGEVSGAITGPIRAPS, from the coding sequence ATGAGCGATCTCACGCCGGCGCCCCAGTGGCGCGTGTTCCTGCATGCGCTGGCCGAGGAAATCGACAGCCAGGGCGGCGTCGCCGCGCGCGACGAGCTGCTGCGCGGGATCGGCCGCCGCATGGCGAAGCTGCGTCCCATCCTCGCCGTTTCCGGCATCGACCTGCTCACCGCCGAGATCAACGAGCAGCTCGGCCTGATGGGCTGGGGCCAGGCGAGCCTGCATGTCGCCGACGAGTATCCCGCCCTGCAGATCGTCCACACCGGCCTGCCGCGGGTCGGTGCCGGTGGGGATCCGCCGGGGAGCTGGATGTCGGCGCTGCTCGAAGGGCTTTACCAGGGCTGGCTCGCCCAGCAGCCCGGCAGCGAGCCCGGCATGACCGTGCGCCGCGAGTCCGTCAGCGCACGCGCCGTCACCCTCCGCTACGGCCGGCGCAACGACATCACCACGGCGGGCGAGGTCAGCGGCGCGATCACGGGGCCGATCCGCGCGCCGTCATGA
- a CDS encoding ABC transporter permease: protein MLTLLSFPRPVAALALLGGLLAGTPARAQHQVYDPLPPPGSAYLRFVNGLGDAVALRPDFLPAQTLGTAPEQRVSAYQVVEKVAGRTLGLRMQQGGQDSEARLTVAPGSFVTVILEASGEASGRGIDAVPVVDRTEFNQSRARLTFYNATPGCAAATLALDPDGPAVFQDVAPGSARSRSVNPVSARLKAGCDGQAAPAFALEGLEAGGMYSVWLMRPGEAPTAFLTRDATARWRP, encoded by the coding sequence GTGCTGACGCTCCTGTCCTTCCCCCGGCCGGTTGCCGCGCTGGCACTGCTGGGCGGCCTGCTCGCCGGTACGCCGGCGCGGGCGCAGCATCAGGTCTACGACCCGCTGCCGCCGCCGGGCTCGGCCTATCTGCGCTTCGTCAACGGGCTCGGCGACGCGGTGGCGCTGCGCCCCGACTTCCTGCCGGCACAGACGCTCGGCACCGCGCCGGAACAGCGCGTCTCCGCCTATCAGGTGGTCGAGAAGGTCGCCGGCCGCACGCTCGGGCTGCGGATGCAGCAGGGTGGCCAGGACAGCGAGGCCCGCCTGACGGTCGCGCCGGGCAGTTTCGTCACCGTGATCCTGGAGGCATCCGGGGAAGCCTCCGGGCGCGGCATCGACGCCGTGCCGGTGGTCGACCGCACCGAGTTCAACCAGAGCCGGGCCCGGCTGACCTTCTACAACGCCACCCCCGGCTGCGCCGCCGCCACGCTGGCGCTGGACCCGGACGGACCAGCGGTGTTCCAGGACGTGGCCCCGGGCAGCGCCAGAAGCCGCAGCGTCAACCCGGTGAGCGCACGGCTGAAGGCCGGTTGCGACGGCCAGGCAGCCCCGGCCTTCGCGTTGGAAGGGCTGGAAGCGGGCGGCATGTACAGCGTCTGGCTGATGCGGCCGGGCGAGGCCCCGACCGCGTTCCTGACCCGCGATGCAACGGCGCGATGGCGGCCCTGA
- a CDS encoding tetratricopeptide repeat protein, with the protein MKRPRRTAARALLAAALIGGPLAGPAPLRAQDAAPSATALTQLIGNALFWNQRGQPDRARQELERALALQPQNPDLLALAARLAYQLGEYDAGDACTARLREAAPQDPRLAALAAEQRHSPAELQVLAEARKLADAGRKEDAIRLYRQFTRGKIPDSLAVEFYLLLGGSSTEGFIEASDALSAVMARWPTELAFRLAYARLQTFQEGARAGGIELLRELTREPAVAEQARAAWHETLLWQGADFQTRDQLEAYLRAYPGDPAIEAKLKEVRASLPDESVLARMRGWEALSSGRTEDAEREFQAALAATADDAEAMVALALIRRKQKRFPEATKLLDRAYELAPYRRDEFRATVGDGDQPGQPPAEDAGKAVRARYAEVRRLADQGALDKAETLLRQLMRRDRTAGNFVALGGIQARAGRLAEAEESYRTALTLGPRGADALAGLSDVLDRQGKASESEALRAEAEEKLTRAGDRAGLRQLDRSRADRLRRQATGTGDPVARIALLRQGLGLDPDHPWLRLDLARALQKQGQGAEARRIMAEGVAGTAVSPDALKAAIAFAYETDDLSLANRLIDRLPPRERSEAMRTLQQQAVAREQVQAALTSGDEPSRIRAALLVLAAQPDPAGVRGNEIGRALLRLGDKGAARSALQAALASTVAPTPQQRIAYAGVLLKAGLTRDARALVRELDRRGLPEPSRRLLAQVLDGIAVQQSDRLNEQGRPAEAFEALAPRLSGDPADPGLNLALGRIYQDNGRPREAQAITETLLQRHPDNLDVRLTAVTTAIRRGELAEAERLLAETRDMFPEEPRVYVASATLAKARGQNGKAMNDLEKARMLRERQLVKPE; encoded by the coding sequence GTGAAGCGGCCGCGCCGGACTGCGGCGCGTGCGCTGCTGGCCGCGGCCCTGATCGGGGGGCCGCTGGCCGGGCCGGCCCCGCTGCGGGCCCAGGATGCCGCGCCTTCCGCCACCGCGCTCACCCAGTTGATCGGCAACGCCCTGTTCTGGAACCAGCGCGGCCAGCCCGACCGGGCCAGGCAGGAGCTGGAGCGGGCCCTGGCCCTGCAGCCGCAGAACCCGGACCTGCTCGCCCTTGCCGCCCGGCTGGCCTACCAGCTCGGGGAATACGATGCCGGCGATGCCTGTACCGCCCGCCTGCGCGAGGCGGCACCGCAGGATCCCCGCCTGGCAGCGCTGGCGGCGGAGCAACGCCACAGCCCGGCGGAGCTGCAAGTGCTGGCCGAGGCCCGCAAGCTTGCCGATGCCGGCCGCAAGGAAGACGCCATCCGGCTGTATCGCCAGTTCACCCGCGGCAAGATCCCCGACAGCCTGGCGGTGGAATTCTACCTGCTGCTGGGCGGCAGCTCGACCGAGGGCTTCATCGAGGCCAGCGACGCCCTCTCCGCCGTCATGGCGCGCTGGCCGACGGAGCTGGCGTTCCGGCTGGCCTATGCGCGGCTGCAGACCTTCCAGGAAGGCGCCCGCGCCGGCGGGATCGAATTGCTGCGCGAGCTGACCCGCGAGCCGGCGGTGGCCGAACAGGCGCGCGCCGCCTGGCATGAAACCTTGCTGTGGCAGGGCGCGGATTTCCAGACGCGCGACCAGTTGGAGGCCTATCTGCGCGCCTATCCCGGCGACCCGGCGATCGAGGCAAAACTGAAGGAGGTGCGGGCGAGCCTGCCCGACGAGAGCGTGCTGGCGCGCATGCGCGGATGGGAAGCGCTGTCCTCGGGGCGCACGGAAGACGCCGAGCGCGAATTCCAGGCGGCACTCGCCGCCACCGCCGACGATGCCGAGGCGATGGTGGCGCTGGCGCTGATCCGGCGCAAGCAGAAGCGCTTCCCGGAGGCGACCAAACTGCTCGACCGCGCCTATGAACTTGCCCCCTATCGCCGCGACGAGTTCCGCGCGACGGTGGGCGACGGGGACCAGCCGGGCCAGCCGCCCGCCGAGGATGCCGGCAAGGCGGTCCGCGCGCGCTATGCCGAGGTACGGCGGCTGGCCGACCAGGGCGCGCTCGACAAGGCCGAGACACTGCTGCGCCAGCTCATGCGCCGGGACCGCACCGCCGGCAATTTCGTGGCGCTGGGCGGCATCCAGGCACGGGCGGGGCGGCTGGCCGAGGCGGAGGAGAGCTACCGCACGGCGCTCACGCTCGGCCCGCGCGGCGCCGACGCGCTGGCCGGCCTGTCCGATGTGCTGGACCGGCAGGGCAAGGCGTCGGAGAGCGAGGCGCTGCGGGCCGAGGCCGAGGAGAAGCTGACCCGCGCCGGTGACCGTGCCGGGCTGCGGCAGCTCGATCGCAGCCGCGCCGACCGGCTCCGGCGGCAGGCGACGGGTACGGGCGATCCGGTGGCGCGGATCGCACTGCTGCGCCAGGGGCTGGGGCTCGATCCCGATCATCCCTGGCTGCGGCTGGATCTGGCGCGGGCGCTGCAGAAGCAGGGCCAGGGCGCGGAGGCGCGACGGATCATGGCGGAGGGTGTTGCCGGCACCGCCGTCAGCCCGGATGCGCTGAAGGCCGCGATCGCCTTCGCCTACGAGACCGACGACCTGTCGCTGGCCAACCGGCTGATCGACCGCCTGCCGCCGCGCGAGCGCAGCGAGGCGATGCGGACCCTGCAGCAGCAGGCGGTGGCGCGCGAGCAGGTCCAGGCCGCCCTCACCAGTGGCGACGAGCCTTCCCGCATCCGCGCAGCCCTGCTTGTGCTCGCCGCGCAGCCGGATCCGGCCGGGGTGCGCGGCAACGAGATCGGTCGCGCGCTGCTGCGCCTGGGCGACAAGGGCGCGGCGCGCAGCGCGCTGCAGGCGGCGCTGGCGAGCACCGTCGCGCCCACGCCGCAGCAGCGCATCGCCTATGCCGGGGTGCTGCTGAAGGCGGGGCTGACCCGGGACGCCCGCGCGCTGGTGCGCGAGCTCGACCGGCGCGGCCTGCCGGAGCCGTCGCGCCGGCTGCTCGCGCAGGTGCTGGACGGCATCGCCGTGCAGCAATCCGACCGGCTGAACGAGCAAGGCCGGCCGGCGGAAGCGTTCGAGGCGCTGGCGCCGCGCCTGTCCGGCGATCCCGCCGATCCCGGGCTCAATCTGGCGCTCGGCCGGATCTACCAGGACAACGGCAGGCCGCGCGAGGCGCAGGCCATCACCGAGACGCTGCTGCAGCGCCATCCCGACAATCTCGACGTCCGCCTCACCGCGGTGACGACAGCGATCCGGCGCGGCGAGCTCGCCGAAGCGGAACGGCTGCTGGCCGAGACCCGCGACATGTTCCCCGAGGAGCCACGCGTGTACGTGGCCTCCGCCACCCTGGCGAAAGCCCGAGGACAGAACGGCAAAGCCATGAACGACCTGGAGAAGGCACGCATGCTGCGCGAACGGCAGCTCGTGAAACCCGAGTGA
- a CDS encoding MBOAT family O-acyltransferase, translating into MIFASFEFLLLFLPAFFATYFLAPARLRNLVIVAFSWAFYAWWRVDFLALLAGVTLGTFLVARAMDRAGPASRRGRVLLLAGLAGNLGVLGYFKYANFGVATFNDLVTAWGGQPMAWTQIVLPVGLSFYVLQSISYLVDLRRGSVPVSRSFLDYAAYKALFPQLIAGPIVRYAEIADALKHRTHSLRLFGEGARIAMTGFAMKVVFGDTLSPVVDAAFALPAPSLADAWTGALAYTLQLYFDFAGYSLLAIGLARMMGFHFPANFDNPYLATSIQEFWQRWHMTLSRFLRDYLYVPLGGNRHGPVRTYLNLMAVMVIGGAWHGASWNFIVWGAWQGLCLGLHRAWSRRRPRHAPASPMHRLGAHLLTMLAVVLGWVVFRAADLGAAGTLYAGMLGLHGIGLSDALAWQITPDRHGMLLLALLAVYAPLLRGLVPRPALPLPGWLGGGMRVAGPLAAFSLGIVLLYSRDAVPFLYFQF; encoded by the coding sequence ATGATCTTCGCCTCCTTCGAATTCCTGCTGCTGTTCCTGCCGGCCTTCTTCGCCACGTATTTCCTGGCCCCCGCGCGGCTGCGCAACCTGGTCATCGTGGCGTTCTCCTGGGCGTTCTATGCGTGGTGGCGGGTGGATTTCCTGGCGCTGCTGGCCGGTGTCACCCTGGGCACCTTCCTGGTCGCCCGCGCCATGGACCGCGCCGGCCCGGCCAGCCGGCGCGGCCGCGTGCTGCTGCTGGCCGGGCTCGCCGGCAATCTGGGCGTGCTCGGCTATTTCAAATACGCCAATTTCGGTGTCGCCACCTTCAACGACCTCGTCACCGCCTGGGGCGGCCAGCCCATGGCCTGGACGCAGATCGTGCTGCCGGTCGGCCTGTCCTTCTACGTGCTGCAATCGATCAGCTACCTGGTCGACCTGCGCCGCGGCAGCGTGCCGGTGAGCCGCAGCTTCCTCGATTATGCCGCCTACAAGGCGCTGTTCCCCCAGTTGATCGCCGGGCCGATCGTGCGCTACGCCGAGATCGCCGATGCGCTGAAGCACCGCACCCATTCGCTGCGCCTGTTCGGCGAGGGCGCGCGCATCGCCATGACCGGCTTCGCCATGAAGGTGGTGTTCGGCGACACGCTGAGCCCGGTCGTCGACGCCGCCTTCGCCCTGCCCGCGCCCAGCCTCGCCGATGCCTGGACCGGGGCGCTGGCCTACACGCTGCAGCTCTATTTCGACTTCGCCGGCTATTCGCTGCTGGCGATCGGGCTGGCGCGGATGATGGGATTCCATTTCCCGGCCAATTTCGACAATCCCTATCTCGCCACCTCCATCCAGGAATTCTGGCAGCGCTGGCACATGACGCTGTCGCGCTTCCTGCGCGACTATCTCTACGTGCCGCTCGGCGGCAACCGGCACGGCCCGGTCCGCACCTATCTGAACCTGATGGCGGTGATGGTGATCGGCGGCGCCTGGCACGGCGCAAGCTGGAACTTCATCGTCTGGGGCGCGTGGCAGGGGCTTTGCCTCGGGCTGCATCGCGCGTGGTCGCGGCGACGCCCCCGGCATGCCCCTGCTTCACCCATGCACCGGCTCGGCGCCCATCTGCTGACCATGCTGGCGGTGGTGCTCGGCTGGGTGGTGTTCCGCGCCGCCGATCTCGGGGCCGCCGGCACCCTGTATGCCGGCATGCTCGGGCTGCATGGCATCGGCCTGTCCGACGCGCTCGCCTGGCAGATCACGCCGGACCGGCACGGGATGCTGCTGCTGGCCCTGCTGGCGGTCTATGCGCCGCTGCTGCGCGGCCTCGTCCCGCGCCCGGCGCTGCCCCTGCCCGGCTGGCTTGGTGGCGGGATGCGCGTGGCCGGCCCGCTCGCCGCCTTCTCGCTCGGCATCGTGCTGCTCTACAGCCGCGACGCCGTCCCCTTCCTGTATTTCCAGTTCTGA
- a CDS encoding alginate O-acetyltransferase AlgX-related protein, with amino-acid sequence MHSVAATAKTAISRRAVLGGLTAGTIMAGVPGQAGAAIVNLVVVGQDGWLFPIWEEVRRLDPNRIRQTTDLLNGAVEILRRAGIEVAIALLPAKARIYRAALPEDFRFTAQTEQRYAMALEALRKSGALVPDLAAPLQRLHAAQPATPLFFKGDTHWTAAGAECAATEVASQIKQKFRLPPAPQGGTRLGAPVMALQEKNDLVAMLPLSEAPKYRLESFPVRRPLQQGGTALVEDDSADVAVVGNSFLQPLFGFAPVLSNQLDRPVSLTWKVHQYGPYQTLLSCLGSDAFRRRRPKLVVWAMLEIDMSNPSDRRDVWGPNAMPPAAFLQELRRVVGG; translated from the coding sequence ATGCATTCAGTGGCCGCCACAGCGAAAACCGCGATTTCACGCCGTGCCGTGCTTGGCGGGCTGACCGCCGGCACGATCATGGCCGGCGTGCCAGGGCAGGCCGGCGCGGCCATCGTGAACCTGGTGGTGGTCGGCCAGGATGGCTGGCTGTTCCCGATCTGGGAGGAAGTGCGCCGCCTCGACCCGAACCGGATCCGCCAGACCACCGACCTGCTGAACGGCGCGGTCGAAATCCTGCGGCGCGCCGGCATCGAGGTGGCGATCGCCCTGTTGCCGGCCAAGGCGCGCATCTATCGCGCGGCCCTGCCGGAGGATTTCCGCTTCACCGCGCAGACCGAGCAGCGCTACGCGATGGCGCTGGAGGCGTTGCGCAAATCCGGCGCGCTGGTGCCCGATCTGGCGGCGCCGTTGCAGCGGCTGCACGCGGCGCAGCCGGCGACCCCGCTGTTCTTCAAGGGCGACACCCACTGGACCGCGGCGGGCGCCGAGTGTGCCGCCACCGAAGTTGCCAGCCAGATCAAACAGAAATTCCGGCTGCCGCCGGCGCCGCAGGGTGGCACGCGGCTCGGCGCGCCGGTCATGGCGCTGCAGGAGAAGAACGATCTGGTGGCGATGCTGCCGCTCTCCGAGGCCCCCAAGTACCGGCTGGAATCCTTCCCGGTGCGCCGGCCGCTGCAGCAGGGCGGCACTGCGCTGGTCGAGGACGACAGCGCCGACGTGGCGGTGGTCGGCAACAGCTTCCTGCAACCGCTGTTCGGCTTCGCCCCGGTGCTGTCCAACCAGCTCGACCGACCGGTGTCGCTGACCTGGAAGGTGCACCAGTACGGCCCGTACCAGACCCTGCTGTCCTGCCTCGGCAGCGACGCCTTCCGGCGCCGCCGCCCGAAGCTGGTCGTCTGGGCCATGCTGGAAATCGACATGAGCAATCCCTCCGACCGCCGCGATGTCTGGGGGCCGAACGCCATGCCGCCGGCCGCCTTCCTGCAGGAACTGCGCCGCGTGGTCGGCGGGTGA
- a CDS encoding cellulose synthase subunit BcsC-related outer membrane protein encodes MTPQPHPLPRQDGPAPDTAEPGFRQALQVMTVLVPVAAIAGVGLGGLTDLALGQFDRAMAELVPASAAPRPAAPPPFVLSSPLPPQEPQDTGAWSQDTAAVPAIPPAVRPRFDAWLAEAASPPWARPAEAVIGPKTTIRPRAGAAPDWAGDPASDREASERMDVAVATPAPPAPVPAPEPRTTIAEAPSVPPPSPPAAPAPAPANRAFEVLLQQADMWQSRNEPERARDSLRRALLLAPGHPEAEARLRAMAPSRAAPWTTPREWPAQAAAIPAGVKVAFTPFALTPPVAPAPAPGPRQVLALRETLLRREPANMAARQDAVQAALALNERVRARQLAQDGLRQAPNDPQAWLVAADLERGLGEEARATRHLERARDLQAQLASYRTPAPGRAYAAAAPGRGPGGATGTAPVVVMALVDDAADEAGALGPLPLQPGAPARPRPARPVAPAAPAPAPLPANNDPDPWQTPFVNPFRRGGEPAMRTADTTLTILPRDTDPLLRDIDRDIATLRNEVAPWVQGGLDIRGRSGDSGTSRLTQYTTPLQANFSPGGTGRLRIDITPTILDAGRLDGNNPWAYSSFGSTGLALQGSGTSVTYGGPTVPSQQASGVGLGLAYLLNSLKVDVGSSPLGFPTTNVLGGIEWAPQLTEKLRLRLTGERRAIEDSLLSYAGTRDPVTGQTWGGVTRTGGRAQLELSAGPMELHAGVGGAMLRGRHVQDNSMVTVQAGGSLPLWKTPTQELRGGLELTYFQYAKNLSGYTLGQGGYFSPQSYVSAIMPITYREQVNDWLSWEVGVGAGVQSYRSSSSDYFPLDPALQGAWAAKAATMTGMTAQLPASSKTGFAGSARAAVDYAVSPSLTLSGRFGYQQVGNFREATGMLVAKYVFNGATP; translated from the coding sequence ATGACCCCCCAGCCTCATCCCCTCCCCCGGCAGGACGGCCCCGCGCCCGACACGGCGGAGCCCGGGTTCCGGCAGGCCCTGCAGGTCATGACCGTGCTGGTGCCGGTCGCGGCCATCGCCGGGGTCGGCCTCGGCGGACTGACGGACCTTGCCCTCGGGCAATTCGACCGGGCCATGGCGGAGCTGGTGCCGGCCAGCGCCGCGCCGCGCCCGGCCGCCCCGCCCCCCTTTGTCCTGTCGTCTCCCCTCCCGCCCCAGGAGCCCCAGGACACCGGGGCATGGAGCCAGGACACGGCCGCCGTCCCGGCCATCCCCCCGGCCGTGAGGCCGCGCTTCGACGCCTGGCTCGCCGAGGCCGCCTCTCCCCCCTGGGCCCGCCCGGCCGAGGCGGTGATCGGGCCGAAGACCACCATCCGGCCACGTGCCGGCGCGGCGCCGGACTGGGCAGGCGATCCGGCGAGCGACCGGGAGGCAAGCGAGCGGATGGATGTCGCCGTGGCGACCCCGGCCCCGCCCGCCCCTGTCCCCGCTCCGGAGCCCCGGACCACGATCGCCGAGGCGCCCTCCGTCCCGCCGCCTTCACCGCCGGCGGCCCCCGCCCCCGCGCCGGCGAACCGCGCCTTCGAGGTGCTGCTGCAGCAGGCGGACATGTGGCAGTCCCGCAACGAGCCCGAACGGGCCCGCGACAGCCTGCGCCGCGCCCTGCTGCTCGCCCCGGGCCACCCGGAGGCCGAGGCGAGGCTGCGGGCGATGGCGCCGTCGCGCGCGGCCCCCTGGACCACGCCGCGGGAATGGCCGGCCCAGGCGGCCGCCATCCCGGCCGGGGTGAAGGTCGCCTTCACCCCCTTCGCCCTGACCCCGCCCGTCGCCCCGGCCCCCGCCCCCGGGCCGCGGCAGGTGCTGGCGCTGCGCGAGACCCTGCTGCGCCGCGAGCCCGCCAACATGGCGGCGCGGCAGGACGCGGTGCAGGCAGCGCTGGCGCTGAACGAGCGGGTGCGCGCCCGGCAACTGGCCCAGGACGGGCTGCGCCAGGCCCCGAACGACCCGCAGGCCTGGCTGGTCGCCGCCGATCTCGAACGCGGCCTGGGCGAGGAGGCGCGCGCCACCCGCCACCTGGAACGTGCCCGCGACCTGCAGGCCCAACTGGCCAGCTATCGCACCCCCGCCCCCGGCCGCGCCTATGCCGCCGCCGCCCCGGGCCGCGGCCCGGGCGGCGCGACGGGCACGGCCCCGGTCGTGGTCATGGCCCTGGTCGACGATGCCGCGGATGAGGCCGGCGCGCTCGGGCCGCTGCCGCTGCAGCCCGGCGCCCCCGCCCGGCCGCGTCCCGCCCGGCCGGTCGCTCCGGCCGCGCCCGCCCCGGCCCCGCTTCCGGCCAACAACGACCCGGACCCGTGGCAGACCCCCTTCGTCAATCCCTTCCGCCGCGGCGGCGAGCCGGCGATGCGGACGGCGGACACCACGCTGACCATCCTGCCGCGCGACACCGATCCGCTGCTGCGCGACATCGACCGCGACATCGCCACCCTGCGCAACGAGGTCGCCCCCTGGGTCCAGGGCGGGCTCGACATCCGCGGCCGCTCCGGCGATTCCGGGACCAGCCGGCTGACCCAGTACACGACGCCGCTGCAGGCCAATTTCTCCCCCGGCGGCACCGGGCGGCTGCGCATCGACATCACCCCCACCATCCTCGATGCCGGCCGGCTCGACGGCAACAATCCCTGGGCCTATTCGAGCTTCGGCTCCACCGGCCTGGCGCTGCAGGGCTCCGGCACCTCGGTCACCTATGGCGGCCCCACCGTGCCGAGCCAGCAGGCCAGCGGCGTCGGGCTCGGCCTCGCCTACCTGCTCAACAGCCTGAAGGTGGATGTCGGCAGCAGCCCGCTCGGCTTCCCCACCACCAACGTGCTCGGCGGCATCGAGTGGGCGCCGCAGCTCACCGAGAAACTGCGCCTGCGCCTGACCGGCGAGCGCCGCGCCATCGAGGATTCGCTGCTCTCCTATGCCGGCACCCGTGATCCCGTGACCGGCCAGACCTGGGGCGGCGTCACCCGCACCGGCGGGCGGGCGCAACTGGAACTGAGCGCGGGCCCGATGGAGCTGCATGCCGGCGTCGGCGGCGCGATGCTGCGCGGGCGGCACGTGCAGGACAACTCCATGGTGACGGTGCAGGCCGGCGGCAGCCTGCCGCTCTGGAAGACACCCACCCAGGAACTGCGCGGCGGGCTGGAGCTGACCTACTTCCAGTACGCGAAGAACCTGAGCGGCTACACCCTCGGCCAGGGCGGCTATTTCAGCCCGCAGAGCTACGTCTCCGCCATCATGCCGATCACCTATCGCGAGCAGGTCAATGACTGGCTGAGCTGGGAAGTCGGCGTCGGCGCCGGCGTGCAGAGCTACCGCAGCAGCAGTTCCGACTATTTCCCGCTCGATCCGGCCCTGCAGGGCGCCTGGGCCGCCAAGGCCGCCACCATGACCGGGATGACGGCGCAACTGCCGGCGAGCAGCAAGACCGGCTTCGCCGGCTCCGCCCGCGCGGCCGTCGACTACGCCGTCAGCCCCTCCCTGACCCTGTCAGGGCGCTTCGGCTACCAGCAGGTCGGCAATTTCCGCGAGGCCACCGGCATGCTCGTGGCGAAATACGTCTTCAACGGAGCCACGCCATGA
- a CDS encoding alginate O-acetyltransferase AlgX-related protein encodes MSTRADRLLGAITAAALALGAWQGLAALAAPQSRLQLQEVGSVAAVLSGRAAAAVNHIMSHNLPADPWLRATGGVLRWTLFRSGGPQVGVGCDDWLYLTEELRPWPAAEAAMAGRADLVRRVADHLRARGIGLLVVVVPDKARVAGAHLCGLDYSAQARSRYAAFARLLAARGIAQVDLLTAFRAAGQDLYYRTDTHWNQAGAALAAARVADQSDLQPGTASFRTEATGTPAPRAGDLLRLMSLDAVPDLGWPRLRPRPDEEAPERTIAAASAPAPGLLDDAPPVEITLLGSSFSANGNFLGRLRQAFGREVTGFARPGGGFAGAAREYLGSTAFRETPPRLVVWEFPERVLGQPPGRDEAELLSTILTESPSAR; translated from the coding sequence ATGTCCACGCGTGCCGACCGCCTGCTCGGGGCCATCACCGCCGCCGCCCTCGCCCTCGGTGCCTGGCAGGGGCTCGCCGCCCTGGCCGCGCCGCAATCACGGCTGCAGTTGCAGGAGGTGGGCTCGGTCGCGGCGGTGCTCTCCGGCCGCGCCGCGGCGGCGGTCAACCACATCATGTCGCACAACCTGCCCGCCGATCCGTGGCTGCGCGCGACCGGCGGCGTGCTGCGCTGGACGCTGTTCCGCTCCGGCGGCCCGCAGGTCGGCGTCGGCTGCGACGACTGGCTCTATCTCACCGAGGAATTGCGGCCCTGGCCCGCGGCCGAGGCGGCCATGGCCGGCCGCGCCGACCTCGTCCGCCGCGTCGCCGACCATCTGCGTGCGCGGGGGATCGGGCTGCTCGTCGTGGTGGTGCCGGACAAGGCCCGCGTCGCCGGCGCGCATCTCTGCGGCCTCGACTATTCGGCGCAGGCGCGGTCCCGCTACGCCGCCTTCGCCCGGCTGCTGGCCGCGCGCGGCATCGCCCAGGTCGATCTGCTCACAGCCTTTCGTGCCGCCGGGCAGGATCTCTATTACCGGACCGACACGCACTGGAACCAGGCGGGCGCGGCGCTCGCCGCCGCGCGGGTCGCCGACCAGTCCGACCTGCAGCCCGGAACGGCATCTTTCCGCACCGAGGCGACCGGGACGCCGGCGCCGCGCGCGGGCGATCTGCTGCGGCTGATGAGCCTCGACGCCGTGCCCGACCTGGGCTGGCCCCGGCTGCGGCCACGCCCGGACGAGGAAGCGCCGGAACGCACCATCGCCGCGGCAAGCGCGCCCGCACCCGGCCTGCTCGACGACGCGCCGCCGGTCGAGATCACGCTGCTCGGCAGTTCGTTTTCGGCGAATGGCAATTTCCTCGGCCGGCTGCGGCAGGCGTTCGGCCGCGAGGTCACCGGCTTCGCCCGCCCTGGCGGCGGCTTCGCCGGCGCCGCGCGCGAATACCTGGGCAGCACCGCCTTCCGCGAGACCCCGCCGCGGCTGGTGGTCTGGGAATTCCCCGAACGCGTGCTCGGCCAGCCACCCGGCCGGGACGAAGCGGAATTGTTGTCAACAATATTGACCGAATCGCCATCGGCCCGCTGA